A single window of Zea mays cultivar B73 chromosome 10, Zm-B73-REFERENCE-NAM-5.0, whole genome shotgun sequence DNA harbors:
- the LOC100280656 gene encoding V-type proton ATPase 16 kDa proteolipid subunit codes for MSSVFSGDETAPFFGFLGAAAALVFSCMGAAYGTAKSGVGVASMGVMRPELVMKSIVPVVMAGVLGIYGLIIAVIISTGINPKAKPYYLFDGYAHLSSGLACGLAGLAAGMAIGIVGDAGVRANAQQPKLFVGMILILIFAEALALYGLIVGIILSSRAGQSRAD; via the exons atgtcgtcggtgtTCAGCGGCGATGAGACCGCCCCCTTCTTCGGCTTCCTTGGCGCCGCCGCCGCTCTCGTTTTCTCAT GCATGGGGGCGGCGTACGGGACGGCCAAGAGTGGCGTCGGCGTGGCGTCCATGGGTGTCATGCGCCCAGAGCTCGTCATGAAGTCCATCGTGCCCGTGGTCATGGCTGGTGTGCTCGGTATCTACGGCCTCATCATCGCCGTCATCATCAGCACTGGGATCAACCCCAAGGCCAAGCCATACTACCTCTTTGACGGCTATGCCCACCTGTCGTCCGGCCTTGCCTGTGGTCTTGCTGGGCTTGCTGCAGGCATGGCCATTGGCATCGTTGGTGATGCTGGTGTCAG GGCGAACGCTCAGCAGCCAAAGCTGTTTGTGGGCAtgatcctcatcctcatcttcgCTGAAGCGCTCGCCCTATACGGTCTCATCGTCGGCATCATCCTCTCATCCCGCGCCGGCCAGTCTCGTGCGGACTAG